From a region of the Acidobacteriota bacterium genome:
- a CDS encoding acetylornithine/succinylornithine family transaminase, whose amino-acid sequence MTTSTDRIDAERVKAVEATHVLQVYRRHPVVFIGGRGAWLVDADGRQYLDFLSGIGVASLGHAHAGLSEAIAAQARELLHTSNLFFHPLQGQVAQRLARLSGLPRAFFCNSGAEAVEACLKFARRYHRTRGDADRCEIVAFEGSFHGRSYGALSVTSGEPYRTPFEPLLPAVRFVPPSEPETIRSAITGRTAAVIVEPIQGEGGIRPIPSPAAGAIADACGASGTLVIADEVQSGLGRTGRPFASAGLGIDPDLVALGKSLGGGVPIGAALMSEAVAQAASFGDHGSTYGGNLLACRAALVFLDALEGGLIDRVAEAGGRLGAGLEALVSASPQVHEVRGAGLMRALEVDQAVADRTVDCALEQRLIVNRTAGTAIRLLPPYTVTDDEIDDGLSRLRQALAEAGATFG is encoded by the coding sequence ATGACGACATCGACGGATCGAATTGACGCGGAACGGGTGAAGGCGGTCGAAGCGACGCATGTGCTGCAGGTGTACCGCCGTCATCCGGTTGTCTTCATCGGCGGCCGCGGCGCATGGCTCGTCGACGCGGACGGACGGCAGTATCTCGACTTCCTCTCCGGGATCGGCGTCGCGTCGCTTGGCCATGCTCATGCCGGACTGTCGGAAGCAATCGCCGCGCAGGCGCGCGAGCTGCTCCACACGTCGAACCTCTTCTTTCATCCACTCCAGGGCCAGGTGGCTCAGCGGCTCGCGCGGCTGTCGGGGCTGCCGCGCGCGTTTTTCTGCAACAGCGGCGCCGAGGCGGTCGAAGCGTGCCTGAAGTTCGCCCGCCGCTATCACCGGACCCGCGGCGACGCAGACCGCTGCGAGATCGTCGCGTTCGAGGGATCGTTTCACGGGCGGTCGTATGGCGCGCTGTCGGTCACTTCCGGCGAACCGTACCGAACCCCGTTCGAGCCTCTGCTGCCGGCCGTCCGTTTCGTTCCGCCGTCCGAGCCGGAGACGATCCGCTCCGCCATCACGGGCCGGACCGCGGCGGTTATCGTCGAACCGATACAGGGCGAGGGAGGCATACGTCCCATCCCGAGCCCGGCGGCCGGAGCGATTGCCGACGCGTGCGGCGCCAGCGGGACGCTGGTGATAGCGGACGAAGTGCAGTCCGGGCTGGGACGGACGGGAAGGCCTTTCGCGAGCGCCGGGCTGGGAATAGACCCGGATCTGGTGGCGCTGGGCAAGTCGCTCGGAGGCGGCGTGCCGATCGGCGCCGCCCTGATGAGCGAAGCCGTGGCGCAGGCGGCATCGTTCGGCGACCACGGGAGCACGTACGGCGGCAACCTGCTTGCCTGCCGCGCCGCGCTCGTCTTCCTCGACGCGCTCGAAGGCGGGCTCATCGATCGCGTTGCCGAGGCGGGGGGGCGTCTCGGCGCCGGGCTGGAGGCGCTCGTTTCCGCGAGTCCACAGGTTCACGAGGTGCGGGGCGCGGGGCTGATGCGCGCCCTCGAAGTGGATCAGGCGGTAGCCGACAGGACCGTTGACTGCGCGCTCGAGCAGCGACTCATCGTCAACCGGACCGCGGGCACGGCGATCCGGTTGCTGCCTCCCTACACGGTCACCGATGACGAGATCGACGACGGGCTCAGCCGCCTCCGCCAGGCTTTGGCGGAAGCCGGAGCCACTTTCGGATGA
- the argB gene encoding acetylglutamate kinase translates to MVAGATQRPARPVAGGSNYPRRATSEVEPAAVAPTIIKLGGELLETPARLRGLARALAAIAAREPLVVVHGGGREVDAEMARLGIAKRAVDGLRITDAATLEVVAGVLAGRVNTRLVAALGVAGARAVGLTGADARLAPVRRERRYRSADGQSVDLGYVGRPVGEGPPTLLTDLLAAGYTPVVASLSAAAAGQVLNVNADTLAGDLAARIKARRLLIAGSTAGVLDEAGKTIPALDDAGIDTLIRGGQASAGMVAKLLACRAALAGGAGEVAILDARRPRQGMFEQAVGTKLAGRPMTGGAGNDDIDGSN, encoded by the coding sequence ATGGTGGCCGGCGCGACGCAGCGTCCCGCCAGGCCGGTGGCGGGCGGGTCGAACTATCCCCGGCGCGCGACCTCCGAGGTCGAACCGGCCGCGGTCGCGCCGACCATCATCAAGCTGGGCGGCGAGTTGCTGGAAACACCGGCGCGGCTTCGGGGCCTCGCCCGTGCTCTGGCCGCTATCGCCGCGCGCGAGCCGCTCGTCGTAGTCCATGGCGGCGGCCGGGAGGTCGACGCCGAGATGGCGCGTCTCGGGATCGCGAAGCGGGCGGTCGACGGCCTGCGGATCACCGACGCGGCGACGCTGGAGGTGGTGGCGGGGGTACTGGCGGGCCGCGTCAACACCCGGCTGGTGGCGGCGCTCGGGGTTGCCGGCGCACGCGCGGTCGGTCTGACCGGGGCCGATGCGCGGCTTGCGCCGGTCCGGCGCGAGCGGCGGTACCGCTCGGCGGACGGCCAGTCGGTCGATCTGGGCTACGTCGGCCGTCCGGTCGGCGAAGGCCCGCCGACCCTGTTGACCGATCTGCTGGCGGCGGGCTACACGCCGGTGGTTGCGAGCTTGAGCGCGGCGGCGGCGGGACAGGTACTGAACGTCAACGCCGATACATTGGCAGGCGACCTGGCGGCGCGCATCAAGGCGCGACGGCTGCTGATCGCGGGCAGCACGGCGGGAGTGCTGGACGAGGCGGGCAAGACGATTCCGGCGTTGGACGACGCCGGTATCGACACGTTGATCCGCGGCGGTCAGGCGAGCGCGGGGATGGTGGCGAAGCTGCTGGCGTGCCGGGCCGCGCTCGCCGGCGGTGCCGGCGAGGTGGCGATTCTCGACGCGCGCCGGCCGCGCCAGGGCATGTTCGAACAGGCGGTCGGCACGAAGCTGGCGGGTCGCCCGATGACAGGCGGAGCAGGCAATGACGACATCGACGGATCGAATTGA
- the argC gene encoding N-acetyl-gamma-glutamyl-phosphate reductase: MATIRIGIAGATGYGGQELLRLAARHSHVTVTAAMRSGEGTAELPGLAGIWDGEIEPFSLDALADRTEVVFLGLPDTASAELAPALLERGRRVFDLSGAFRLRNEADRQRWYPRSPALAQAATYGLTEWNRHTLPSADLVACPGCYPTGALLALKPLAEAGLIADDADIYIDAKSGVSGAGKKPTERTHFSEVHGSVAAYGIFAHRHGAEIEQELKRPVTFVPHLVPLDRGILETIYTRLPGGTTARDIDNTLASAYADAPFVRLTGARPPEIKHVAHTNFCDIGWRVDGGRLVLVCCLDNLVKGAAGQALQSFNVAFGIDEREGLA, translated from the coding sequence ATGGCGACCATCCGGATCGGCATCGCGGGAGCGACCGGCTATGGCGGGCAGGAACTGCTGCGTCTGGCCGCGCGCCACAGCCACGTCACGGTTACGGCGGCGATGCGGTCGGGCGAGGGGACCGCGGAGCTCCCCGGTCTCGCCGGAATCTGGGACGGAGAAATCGAACCCTTCTCGCTCGATGCGCTGGCCGACCGGACGGAGGTCGTCTTTCTTGGCCTGCCCGACACCGCGAGCGCCGAGCTTGCCCCGGCACTCCTCGAACGCGGCCGGCGTGTCTTCGACCTCTCCGGCGCGTTTCGCCTTCGGAACGAAGCCGACCGGCAACGGTGGTACCCGCGCTCACCGGCGCTGGCGCAGGCCGCAACCTACGGCCTGACCGAGTGGAATCGGCATACGCTGCCGTCCGCCGATCTGGTCGCCTGCCCCGGCTGTTATCCGACGGGCGCACTCCTCGCGCTGAAGCCGCTTGCGGAGGCCGGATTGATCGCCGACGACGCGGACATCTACATCGATGCGAAGTCGGGAGTTTCCGGTGCGGGCAAGAAGCCGACCGAGCGGACGCACTTCTCGGAGGTGCATGGCAGCGTTGCCGCCTACGGCATATTCGCTCACCGGCACGGCGCCGAGATCGAGCAGGAGCTCAAGCGGCCGGTCACTTTCGTCCCGCACCTGGTGCCGCTCGACCGCGGAATCCTCGAGACGATCTACACTCGGCTGCCCGGCGGCACGACGGCGCGGGACATCGACAACACGCTCGCGTCGGCGTACGCCGACGCACCCTTCGTCCGTCTCACCGGCGCCCGGCCGCCCGAGATCAAGCATGTCGCGCACACCAACTTCTGCGATATCGGCTGGCGGGTCGATGGCGGACGCCTTGTCCTCGTCTGCTGCCTCGACAACCTGGTGAAGGGCGCGGCGGGCCAGGCGCTTCAGAGCTTTAACGTCGCCTTCGGAATCGACGAGCGCGAGGGCCTCGCCTGA
- a CDS encoding arginine repressor: protein MKRYRQAAILDLLSREAICSQERLGQRLRTRGFNATQATISRDIKELQLVKRARDGAYEQPGAEAGARGADGELRRAISQYLRRVDLVQQLLVVRTDAGQAAPLALAIDRAALPEVVGTVAGDDTILVITRHGRAGREVTRLFEGWAMD, encoded by the coding sequence ATGAAGCGCTATCGACAGGCCGCGATCCTGGATCTTCTGTCGCGGGAAGCGATTTGCAGCCAGGAGCGGCTGGGCCAGCGGCTCCGCACGCGCGGCTTCAACGCGACGCAGGCGACGATCTCGCGTGACATCAAGGAGCTGCAGCTCGTCAAGCGGGCGCGGGACGGCGCGTACGAGCAGCCGGGGGCGGAAGCGGGCGCGCGGGGCGCGGACGGCGAGCTGCGCCGGGCGATTTCGCAGTACCTGCGTCGCGTCGATCTGGTGCAGCAATTGCTCGTCGTCCGAACCGACGCGGGCCAGGCGGCTCCGCTGGCGCTCGCGATTGACCGGGCCGCCCTGCCGGAAGTGGTCGGGACCGTGGCGGGTGACGACACGATTCTCGTGATCACCCGGCATGGGCGGGCGGGCCGCGAGGTGACCCGATTGTTTGAAGGCTGGGCAATGGACTGA
- a CDS encoding argininosuccinate synthase, producing the protein MERIVLAYSGGLDTSVAVKWLADRYDAEVVAVTIDLGQGKELDDVRERALSVGAVRSHVVDAREEFAQDYILPALQAGAIYEAKYPLATALGRPLISKKLVEIAEMEGAGMIAHGCTGKGNDQVRMDVSARALNPALAVVAPARVWGMTRPEEIAYAREHGIPVPATVDSPYSTDSNLWGRSIECGVLEDPWTEPPEEIYALTRSPADAPDAPAYVEVDFEQGTPIRVNGVAMPLTELIHSLETIAGAHGIGRIDMVENRLVGIKSREIYEAPAATVLHAAHRELEALVVPRDLERLKAGLSRVYADLVYDGLWFSATREAIDAFVGSVQRYVTGTVRLKLSKGSCCVVGRRSPASLYDTALATYDEGDAFDHEAAEGFIRIWGLPIANAAAKRRAAGGSATQDFAVSGQPASTPAGNSSTS; encoded by the coding sequence ATGGAACGGATCGTGTTGGCGTACTCGGGTGGGCTGGATACCTCGGTGGCGGTCAAGTGGCTGGCCGACCGGTACGATGCGGAGGTCGTGGCGGTCACCATCGACCTGGGGCAGGGCAAAGAGCTGGACGACGTGCGCGAGCGGGCGCTCTCGGTAGGCGCGGTCCGCTCGCACGTGGTCGACGCGCGGGAGGAGTTCGCGCAGGACTACATCCTGCCGGCCCTGCAGGCGGGTGCGATCTACGAGGCGAAGTACCCCCTCGCGACCGCGCTCGGACGGCCGCTGATCTCGAAGAAGCTGGTGGAGATCGCGGAGATGGAAGGCGCCGGGATGATTGCGCACGGTTGTACCGGCAAGGGCAACGACCAGGTCCGGATGGATGTTTCCGCGCGCGCCCTCAACCCCGCCCTCGCGGTGGTTGCTCCGGCCCGGGTCTGGGGAATGACGCGACCCGAGGAGATCGCCTACGCCCGGGAGCACGGTATCCCGGTTCCGGCGACCGTCGACTCGCCCTACAGCACCGACAGCAATCTCTGGGGCCGCTCGATCGAGTGCGGCGTGCTCGAGGATCCGTGGACGGAGCCGCCGGAGGAGATCTACGCGCTCACCAGATCGCCGGCCGACGCACCCGACGCGCCCGCGTATGTCGAGGTGGACTTCGAACAGGGGACGCCGATTCGCGTGAATGGCGTTGCCATGCCGCTGACGGAACTGATCCACTCGCTCGAGACCATCGCCGGCGCCCACGGCATCGGACGGATCGACATGGTCGAGAATCGCCTGGTGGGGATCAAGTCGCGCGAGATCTACGAGGCGCCGGCGGCGACGGTGCTGCATGCCGCGCATCGCGAGCTCGAGGCGCTCGTCGTGCCGCGCGACCTCGAGCGCCTGAAGGCCGGGCTGTCACGCGTCTATGCCGACCTGGTGTACGACGGCCTCTGGTTCTCCGCGACGCGGGAGGCGATCGATGCGTTCGTCGGCAGCGTGCAGCGGTATGTGACGGGGACGGTACGGCTCAAGCTGTCGAAGGGGAGCTGCTGCGTCGTCGGCCGGAGATCGCCGGCATCGCTCTACGACACCGCGCTCGCCACCTACGACGAGGGCGATGCGTTCGACCACGAGGCGGCGGAGGGTTTCATTCGAATCTGGGGCCTGCCGATCGCCAACGCCGCGGCCAAGCGGCGGGCGGCGGGCGGATCGGCGACGCAGGACTTCGCCGTGAGCGGGCAGCCTGCATCGACGCCGGCGGGCAATTCCTCCACGTCCTGA